A single Dermacentor variabilis isolate Ectoservices chromosome 9, ASM5094787v1, whole genome shotgun sequence DNA region contains:
- the LOC142592641 gene encoding uncharacterized protein LOC142592641 — MPRNEKWNELRQGSFEFGGRQRAGNRWEPKPAIHAKRPKTNSGLNHGKAPVHSSSEDDSEAGTNGNGTIQFKPSLPVSDRNVADGKDKPSKRGVYQCPHCPHVAHYISVLNVHLRKHSGEKPFKCSVCCAAFTQVGTYNRHLRMHTGEKPFKCDICPFTTAQSQSLSYHRATHARSRSLSCKICFFTCVNESMLIKHMCDHAQKT; from the exons ATGCCACG AAACGAAAAGTGGAACGAGTTGCGACAAGGCTCATTCGAGTTCGGAGGACGACAGCGAGCTGGCAACAGATGGGAGCCAAAGCCCGCAATTCATGCCAAGCGTCCCA AAACAAATAGTGGACTGAACCATGGCAAAGCGCCTGTTCATTCAAGTTCGGAGGATGACAGCGAGGCAGGAACGAACGGTAACGGAACCATCCAATTCAAGCCAAGCTTACCTGTGAGTGACCGAAATGTTGCTGATGGAAAGGACAAACCTTCGAAGAGAGGAGTGTACCAGTGCCCCCACTGCCCACATGTTGCGCATTACATAAGTGTGCTGAACGTTCACCTACGGAAGCACAGCGGAGAGAAGCCCTTCAAATGCAGCGTCTGCTGTGCAGCTTTCACTCAAGTGGGAACGTACAATCGTCACCTGCGTATGCACACAGGTGAAAAGCCGTTCAAATGTGACATCTGCCCATTCACAACGGCGCAGAGCCAGTCCTTGTCTTACCATCGTGCAACCCATGCGCGGTCCAGGTCACTTTCATGCAAGATTTGCTTCTTCACATGTGTGAACGAGAGTATGCTGATAAAGCACATGTGTGATCACGCACAGAAAACTTGA